In Pasteurella dagmatis, the sequence TATGCAAAAAGTCTGAAAAATTCGACCGCACTTTATTCATTATTTTAAACACACTGCACTAACTTGCGCAAAAATCCCCCTGCTTTTACCCGCCTTTATCGCATTTTATAGTCAAATTCGGTAGAATAGTTCGTTTTATTGAGTGATTAACTATTTATTTTTGAGATATTGTATGACATCTTCAGCTCCCAATATTGGCTTCATTAGTTTAGGTTGTCCAAAAAACCTTGTTGATTCTGAACGTATTTTGACCGAATTACGCTCGGATGGTTATAACATTATTCCCAGTTACGAAAATGCAGATCTTGTGATCGTAAATACCTGCGGTTTCATTGATAGCGCAGTGCAAGAATCTTTAGAAGCCATTGGCGAGGCATTGGAAGAAAATGGCAAAGTGATTGTAACTGGTTGCTTAGGTGCAAAAGAAGACCGTATTCGTGAAGTGCACCCGAAAGTACTTGAGGTAACAGGTCCACATAGTTACGAAGCGGTAATGACACAAGTACATAAATATGTGCCAAAACCAGAATATAATCCTTATACTGCACTTGTACCAAAACAGGGTGTGAAATTAACGCCAAAACATTACGCTTATTTAAAGATTTCAGAGGGTTGCGATCATCGTTGCACATTCTGTATCATTCCATCAATGCGCGGAGATTTAGATAGCCGTTCAATTACCCAAGTATTAGACGAGGCAAAACGTCTTGTTGATGCCGGCGTGAAAGAACTGTTGATTGTGTCACAAGACACTTCTGCTTATGCGTTAGACCAAAGCAAAGAAGTACAAAACAAAACTGTGTTTTGGAATGGAATGCCAATTAAAAATAACTTAATGAGTTTATGTGAGCAATTAGGAAAATTAGGTGTATGGGTGCGTTTACATTATGTATATCCGTATCCACACGTAGATGATTTAATTCCATTAATGGCTGAAGGTAAATTATTACCTTATCTTGATATTCCTCTACAACACGCAAGCCCAAAAGTATTAAAAGCAATGAAAAGACCGGGTTCAATCGACCGCACTTTAGAGCGTATTAAAAAGTGGCGTGAGATTTGCCCAGAATTGACATTACGTTCAACCTTCATTGTGGGTTTCCCTGGCGAAACAGAAGAAGATTTCCAATTATTATTAGATTTCCTCAAAGAAGCACAACTTGATCGAGTTGGCTGCTTCAAATTTAGTCCTGTCGAAGGCGCTGTGGCAACGGATATGCCAGATCAAGTGCCTGAAGACGTAAAAGAAGAGCGCTTCCACCGCTTTATGCAATTACAGCAAGAAATTTCAGCTCAGCGTTTACAACAAAAAGTTGGAAAAATCCTGTCTGTGATTATTGATGAGATTGACGAAGAAGGTATTATCGGCCGTTCTATGGCTGATGCACCTGAAATTGATGGTGTGGTTTATATTGATAATGTAAGCCAAATCGACGTCAAGGTGGGGCAAATTATCCAAGTCGAAATTACCCAAGCAGATGAATATGATCTGTGGGGTACTTGTTAACAAAGGAGTTGTAATGACTGATAAAAAACCAAATCCAAGTGTGAATCGTTTTGAACATGCAGTGGCAAATAAAGAGTATGAGCTAGCCTGTAATGAATTGAGAGCGATTTTAAATAAACTCGATACCAATTTCGGTGCATTAACTGATATTGAATTTGATATTCCTCAACAAATCCAAGACAGTGAATACGATACAACTGTTCATTTTTGTACAAGAATGGCTGTTGGGATCACAACATTGTTCCAAGATCCTAAATTGGATATTTCACACAAAGGTTTCTTATCGCTTATAACCTTACAACGTTGGATGCATTTGATTTTCGCAAGTTCGCCTTTTATCAATGCAGACCACATACTACAAACTTATAATACAAAAGCAGATCGCGAGAGCAATCTTGATATTCATATTGAATCAAGTCTTTCTGCATTGTTTAAATTCTGTTTATTATATTTTCCTGAATCCAATGTGAACTTAAGTTTAGATACGCTATGGAAAGTCCAACCTGAAGTCTGCGCTTCACTGATGTTTGCATTGCAGTCACCTCGCTTCTTAGGTACTAGCACAGCATTCAACAAACGTGCTGCGATTTTACAATGGTTCCCTGAAAAATTAGCACAACTTAATGGCTTTAACGGCTTACCAAGTGGCATTTCACACGATGTGTATATGCATTGCAGCTACGATATTGCAGAAAACAAACATTTAGTGAAAAAATCACTGAATCAAATTATCCGTAAACACTTATTACAAGTGGGTTGGCAAGATCGCGATGTGAACCAAATCAAGATTGATAAAAAACCAGTAATGGTTGTATTGTTAGAACATTTCCACGCGGCACATTCAATTTATCGTACTCATTCCACCTCAATGATTGCCGCACGTGAACATTTCCACTTAATTGGATTAGGTGGTGAAAGTGTTGATGAAGCGGGTAGAAATGTTTTTGATGAATTTCATCTTATCACTGGCAATACTATATTCGATAAATTACTTTTCGTGAAACAAATCTGTGAAGAAAACAATGCTGCAATTGTGTATATGCCAAGCATTGGAATGGATCTCATCACAATCTTTGCTAGTAACTGCCGTTTAGCGCCAATCCAAGCCATTGCCTTAGGCCACCCTGCAACAACACACTCTGAATTTATTGAATATGTGGTTGTGGAAGATGATTATGTGGGCTCTGAAGATTGTTTTAGTGAAACAATACTTCGCTTACCCAAAGATGCATTGCCTTATGTACCATCATCTGCGGCACCAACTAGCGTAGAATATTCTTTAAGAGAAAACCCAGAAACCGTAAATATCGGGATTGCTGCGACCACAATGAAGTTAAACCCATACTTTTTAAATGCACTAAAAACCATTGCAGAGCAAGCCAATGTCAAAGTACATTTTTATTTCACACTTGGTCAATCTCTTGGGGTAACACACCCTTATATTGAACGTTTTATCAAAAGTTATTTGGGTGATACCGCTACTGTTTATCCACAATTACCATATCACGACTACCTCAATGTCTTGTATAACTGCGATATGATGCTAAACCCATTCCCGTTTGGTAATACAAACGGTATTATTGATATGGCGACATTAGGTTTAGTGGGTATTTGTAAAACAGGTGATGAAGTGCATGAACATATTGATGAAGGGTTATTTAAACGCTTAGGTTTACCAGACTGGTTAATTGCAGACAGTGCTGATGAATATGTGGCACAAGCTATTCGTCTGGCTGAAAATCACCAAGAACGTATTGAATTACGTCGCCATATTATTGAGAAAAACGGCTTGCAAACACTATTTACTGGTGACCCAAGCCCGTTAGGTAATATCTTGCTTGAAAAACTTAATCAATGGCTCGCAGAACAAGGGCAAACAGCTATCGTAACTCCAGCTAAAAAAACGAAAAAAGCAACAACTAAATCTGCCACAACGAAAACTACAAAAACACGTAAAAAAGCAGAAGAAACAAAGAAAGCTGACGTAAAGAAAACGGATAGTAAAAAAGCCGAGAAAGCAACTGAAGCAAAAAACAAAGTAAAAAAGTCCACAGTGAAAAAAGTAAATACTGGACAAAGTACGGTTAAAGAAACACGTAAAAGTGTGAAATCTACATCCGTATAATTTGATATATCCCCATTAAATTTGGGGATATTTTTTTACAAAAAGGAAATAAAATGAAAAAAGAGATAAACATTCTTTTCGTCTGCCTAGGCAATATTTGTCGCTCTCCAATGGCAGAATTTCTCATGCGTGAGAAAATCAATCAAGCTGGTTTAACTGATAAAATCAAAACCAGCAGTGCAGGCACATCGGGCTGGCATGATGGCGAAGATATGCATTGTGGGACAGCAGATATGTTAGACCAACATAAGATCAACAGCTCAGGCTTCCGTAGCAAAAAAGTGCGGTCAAAAGATTGGGAATTTTATGATTATCTCATTGCAATGGACGATCAAAACTTACAAGATTTGGAAGAGATGTTTGGTCGTCACCCTGAAAAATTATTTAAAATCACCACACTTTGCCCTGATATGGAGTATGACCATATTCCAGATCCTTGGTACACAAAAGATTTTAATCAAACCTACCAATTATTAGATCGTTGCTGCGATGTGTTATTGAATAAAATTAAACAAGACTTTTCTCTTTAGATTTGTGATCTACGACACAGTCATAAAATGAAAATTCCGTTAAGATAAGTAACAGTATATTTTATACCCTCTAATAAGGAGTTCTCTATGTTCCCAGAATTTCGCGATTTAATATCTAAATTAAAAAATGAGGATTCTCATTTTTCTCGTTTATTTGACAAACACAATGAGCTCGATCAACGAATTAAAAATATTGAGGCAAATATTGAATTAGGTACACCGACTGAAGTTGAAAATCTGAAAAAAGAAAAACTCCGCTTAAAAGATGAAATGTATGTTATCCTGAAAAAACAGGGATAAATGCCAACCAAAACCACCCAACAACAGGTGGTTTTTTTATTGTCACTTATAACATATCCATCCACAATTCGGGCATAAAAAAAACAGCTCGATTTTCACCAAGCTGCTTTTTAATTTAAACGTAATTACATTATGCTTTTGGACCCGCTGCAACTAATGCTTTACCTTCTTCATTAGTTGTATATTTTTCGAAGTTTTTCACAAAACGACTTGCAAGGTCTTCTGCTTTCGCTTGCCATTGAGCTTTGTCTGCATAAGTATCACGTGGATCTAAGATTGCAGGGTCAACACCTGGTAATGCTGTTGGAATCGCTAAATCAAAGATTGGTAATTTATTCATTTCAGCTTTCTCAATTGAACCATCTAAGATAGCATCAATGATACCGCGAGTATCTTTGATTGAAATACGTTTACCTGTACCATTCCAACCAGTGTTCACTAAGTAAGCTTCTGCACCAGCAGCTTCCATACGTTTCACTAACACTTCAGCATATTGAGTTGGGTGAAGTGATAAGAACGCTGCACCGAAACACGCTGAGAATGTTGGTGTTGGTTCTGTAATACCACGCTCTGTACCTGCTAATTTCGCTGTGAAACCAGATAAGAAGTAATATTTAGTTTGTTCTGGCGTTAATTTAGATACTGGTGGTAATACACCAAACGCATCTGCTGTTAAGAAAATCACTTTTTTCGCGTGACCTGCTTTTGATACTGGCGTTACGATGTTGTCAATGTGGTAAATTGGGTAAGAAACACGAGTATTTTCTGTTTTTGAACCATCATCGTAATCAACTGAACCATCAGCACGAACAACCACGTTTTCTAATAATGCATCACGTTTGATTGCACCATAGATATCTGGTTCGTTTTCTGGAGAAAGTTTGATAGTTTTCGCATAGCAACCACCTTCGTAGTTGAATACGCCATCATCATCCCAACCGTGCTCATCATCACCGATTAATTGACGTTTTGGATCAGTTGAAAGTGTTGTTTTACCAGTACCTGATAAACCAAAGAATACCGCTACATCGCCGTCTTTACCAACGTTTGCTGAACAGTGCATTGATGCGATGCCTCTTAATGGTAAGAAGTAGTTCATCATTGAGAACATACCTTTTTTCATCTCACCGCCGTACCAAGTACCACCGATTAATTGCACACCTTCAGTTAAGTTGAATGCAACGAAGTTTTCTGAATTTAAGCCTTGCTCTTTCCAATTAGGGTTGGTTACTTTAGAACCGTTCATTACTACAAAGTCTGGTTTGAAACCGACTAATTCAGCTTCAGTTGGACGAATAAACATGTTTTTAACAAAGTGAGCTTGCCACGCAACTTCTGTTACGATACGTACTGCTAAACGAGTATCAGCATTTGCACCACAAAATGCATCGATCACAAATAAACGTTTGCCAGAAAGTTGTTCAGTGACTAAGCCTTTTAAGCTTTTCCACGTATCTTGTGTCATTGGTTTGTTATCGTTTTTCGCCGCATCACTTGTCCACCAAACCGTGTCTTTAGTTTTGTCATCAAGAACGATATATTTATCTTTTGGAGAACGACCTGTGAAAATACCAGTGTCAACTGCAACAGCACCAGATTGAGTCACAACACCTTTTTCGTAACCATCTAAACCTGGTTTAGTTTCTTCTTCAAATAGTTGTTCATAGCTTGGGTTATAAACGATTTCTTTTACATCATGAATGCCAAGTGTACCAAGTTCATTGATTACTTTATTTAGATCTGTCATACATCACCTCGTAGAGTTAAGTTTTAAAGTTAAAAAATAATTGTGAGCATTTTAATCAAGTTTCTACTCAAAAACTGTTAGGTTGATCAAAATTTTGAAATTTTACTCAACTTTTTTATTTTTCTTTGACTTTTATCATAGAAAAAAACCGTTCATAAAAAGAACGGTTTGCAATGTGTAATAAAATTAGAATTTATAGCCTAGAGAAAGACGTAACGCATCATTCTGATAAGAGTCATTTGTCAGAGCAAGCCCTCTAGTATGGTATTGCAGTCTTGCTTTAGAATGATGATAAGAAATACCTAGCTGAATATTTTTATACTCAACACCCACACCAACGCCATAATATTTACCATTTGTTACGTCAGTATGAATAATATTATCTCGGCTTTTGCCAAACATACCATTACCAGCTACATCCTCATACGTGACATACCGATGAGTAGATTTTACTTTATTGAAGGAATAACCGAAGTCCCCCTGTAAATACACCAACAAATCAGGCTTTAAATTAAGATTAAATTTACCAACAAGATAAACTGGTATAGAAGAGTAACGATTCACTTTAGAATATTCTATTAGCGGAATATCATAATGAACGCCACTGTTACTATCAGATTCTATTGATTTTAGATGGCTATAATTATATGATTTACGCTTAATATAGCCTACACCAACACCTACCTCAAACTCAGGCACAATGCTATAAGTTGCTTCTAAAAATACCCCCGGTGCAACCTTATTTTTCGAAGGGGCATTAAATTTATGAACACTTGGTGAAATCGTTTCAAATTTTGATACTACATCAACGCCTACTTTTCCATAAAGATTGACGTTATTTGATAGAGCCATTGCATTTGTTGCAGTAAGCACTAGCACTCCTAAGATGATTTTTTTCATTTTAAACTCCATTTGTCTTTATAAATCAAGGTTAAATTATAGTTAGTATTGAATAAAAAACAATCCGTTAATTATTTTTCAATACGTTAATAGCTTCTTTATTAAAAAAATAATGTGTGCCACAGCACTCACATTGCATATCAATCGTGCCATTATGTTCAGCTAAGACTTCATCAATTTCATCATCAGGGATTAACAATAATGCTGCACCAGAACGCTCTTGTGAACAACCACAGAAAAACTCAACAGATTGAGCAGGAAAGATCTCTACGGCTGTTTCTTCATGATATAAACGATAAAGTAATTCTTCCGCAGTTAAAGCAAATATTTCTTCATCTTTCACTGTGGCTGTTAAGGTAGCTAAGTGGTCGAAATCTTCTGGTGAACCAGAGCCATCCGGCATAATTTGTAATAACATACCTGCTGCAACAGGTTTGCCGTCAAATTCGCCAGTGCGAATAATGAGTTGAGTTTGTAACTGTTCAGAACGTACGAAATAATCCTCCAAACACGCTGTAATGGTTGGTTTATCTAGCGCAATCACACCCTGATAACGTTCTCCTTCAGTGGGTGCAATCGTTATCACTAAAATGCCTTGTCCCACTAATTGTGCTAAGGTCATATCGTCTTTTACTTCACTTTGTAAACGAGCCAATGCACGGATTTGTTGATTGCTATTACCATTCACCAATGCTAATTTAAGCGGCCCGTCTCCTTGCACTTGTACTGTGATATCCCCTTCAAATTTTAATGTTGCAGTCAATAAACTGGCCGCGACCATCATTTCACCCAGTAAATTTTGGATAACTTGAGGATATTGGTGTGTATTTAACGTGGCATTAAACGTTGAATTTAAACGTACCCATTCACCACGTACAGCACGATCTTTAAATAAATATCGGTAAAGTTTGTCGTTATCAGTTTGATATGTCATTGATTATCCTTTGTGTTATTCTTCATTTTGACCGCGCATTTCAAGCCTATAACGGCTTACTGATAAATTAATTAGACAAAAAGTGCGGTCAGTTCTTACAATATTTAGCTTGCAAATACAATAACTATTATAGCAGTCACAAGCCGTCTTGGTGTTTAAATTTCAAGAGATCACGACGTTCTTTTTTGTTTGGTCTACGATCTGGATGTGGCATTGTGAGGGCATTAATCTTACGAGCAATCGCTATTTTAGCTCGCTGTTCCACGCTTTTTTCCGTTTCTTTATACAGTAATTGTGCCTGAGGTGCGCCACGGCGTTGAGTTGAAAGTGCGGTCACTTCTACTTCTTTTTCTTCATTACCCTGTCGTAACTTAATAATGCCACCTACTTCAACCGCTTTATTCGGTTTAGTGCGTTGACCATTGTAATGGACTTTGCCACCATCAATCATTTCTTTTGCAATAGTACGTGTTTTATAAAAACGTGCCGCCCAGAGCCATTTATCTAAGCGAACTTGATCATTATTTTCTTCAGTATTGCTATGTTTTGCCATAAATCATCCCTTCTTCATTCAATCAAAGTACGATAGTTTTTTACGGAAGAGTGCCGTTCAAATTGCTTATCTGGCAATGAACTATCTGGATTTTCTACACCTAAAGTATAAGCAATACCAAATTGCCGTGCACTGTCCAGTACGTTTTCTGTATCATCAACAAATAAGGTACGCTCGGGTTTAAAATAGTGTTTTTGTTGTAAGCGTTGCCATAAAACTTGCTCCATTTTTGGGGCATCAAACTGATGACTTGATAACAGTAGATCAAAGTAGGGTGTAAAATCACAATATTTTAATTTGGTCTCTAAACAAAAGTGATTACTATCAGTGAGTAAAATCACGTACTTTTTCATGTTATTGAGAGTTTGTAAAAATGGCACAACATCTGACCGCACTTTTACTTGAGGTGCGTGCTGTTGATACATCTGATGTAAGGGTAAATCCAAAGTTTTTGCCCAAAAATCTAAACAGTACCAATCTTTAGTATGCTCAATGGCTTCATAACGTTGTTTGAGCAAATTCGTACTTTCTTTTAAAGAAATATGAAATTTGTCAGCATAAACTTGTGGCACAATTTTTTTCCAAAAAACATGATCAAAATAAAGGTCAATTAATGTACCATCTAGATCTAAAATAACGGTATCGATATTCTGCCAATTAAGTTGTTTCATTCAATGTACTTCCTTCTTACACTTAGCAAGTTATGGTATCGTTATTCAATAATTTTGTAAAATTTAGCAATGGAATAAACGCAATTTGCACTAGCATAGGAGGCATTTAATGCAAAAGCCTGAAATTTTATCGGTTTCAGTTGCCGCCAAATCACAAATTTTTGAAATTCAATCTGTCAAATTACGCTTCTCTAATGGGGAATACCGCACTTATGAGCGTTTCAAACCTAGCAGTCGTGCTGCAGTCATGGTGTTACCAATTGAAGGTAATGAGCTCTTAATGGTGCGTGAATATGCAGTAGGCACTGAACGCTACGAACTAGGTTTTCCAAAAGGGCTAATGGATCCCAATGAAACTCCAGAACAAAGTGCGGTGCGAGAATTAAAAGAAGAAATCGGTTTAGGTGCAAACTCTTTACAACACCTTCGAACCGTCAACACCTCTCCAAGTCATATGAATAATCCAATGCATATCTTTATTGCACGCGATTTCTACCCTTGTAAATTAGAAGGTGATGAGCCTGAACCATTAGAACTTGTCCGTTTTCCACTCGATAAAATTGATGAACTTTTAGTCGATGCAAATTTTTGTGAAGCACGAAACTTAGTCGCACTTTATTGCTTACGAGATTTTTTATATAAGAATTTTTGATTTTTTACAAAATGAAGTGATATTCCATTTGCAATATCATCAATTGAGTGTTATCTAATAATTTCTGTATTTATTGTTTTATGAATAAATATGCAGATAAAAATGGATTTTTCGATCCTAAAACAAACATAACAATTAATGAGGATTTCTATGAGCGGTTCTACGCAATATGCTCCGCAAGACTCTCTGCGTGAATTAACGCTAAGAGGAATGATTTTAGGGGCTTTAATTACTGTCGTATTTACGGCATCAAATGTCTACTTAGGGTTGAAAGTAGGTCTTACTTTCGCATCATCTATCCCTGCTGCAGTTATTTCAATGGCTGTGTTAAAAATGTTCTCAGGGTCTAACATTTTAGAAAATAATATGGTGCAAACCCAAGCATCTGCAGCAGGAACATTATCATCTATCATTTTCGTATTACCGGGTCTCTTAATGATGGGATATTGGCAAGGTTTCCCATTCTGGCAAACAATGTTGATCTGTGCTTCGGGGGGAATTTTAGGGGTTATTTTCACGATTCCTCTACGTAATGCGATGGTAACGCGTAGTGAACTCCCTTACCCAGAAGGCGTTGCAGCTGCAGAGATTTTAAAAGCAGGTAACCACAAACAAGGTAGCGACAGTGGCGTACGTGAGATTATGACTGGCGGTTTAATTGCCGGTGTAATGGCATTCTTAACTAATGGTTTACGTGTAGTTGCTGACGGTGCAAGTTATTGGTTTAAATCAGGCAATGCAATTTTCCAAATTCCAATGGGTTTCTCACTTGCATTAGTGGGTGCCGGTTACTTAGTCGGTATCGTCGGTGGTTTAGCAATTTTACTGGGTATTTTCATTGCTTGGGGTGTAGCAGTCCCTTACTTTAGCGCAGCCGTACCGATGCCAGAAGATGCCAATATGATTAGTTATGCAATGGGTATTTGGAAAGAAAAAGTACGTTTTATTGGTGTCGGTACTATTGGCATCGCGGCAATTTGGACATTAATTATCTTAATGAAACCAATGATTGAGGGGATGCGAGCTTCTTTCCGTAGCTTAAAAGACCCAAATGGACAAACAAGTGAGCGAACAGAGCAAGACTTATCTCCAAAAACAATGGTTTATCTAACACTTGCAACTATTGCATTAATCGCATTCTCATTATATGACTTCATCAGTGTGATGAACCTTTCACCTGAAGTAACCGTTCTGTTAATTGTTGTTTGTACAATTTTCAC encodes:
- a CDS encoding UDP-glucose:protein N-beta-glucosyltransferase, whose protein sequence is MTDKKPNPSVNRFEHAVANKEYELACNELRAILNKLDTNFGALTDIEFDIPQQIQDSEYDTTVHFCTRMAVGITTLFQDPKLDISHKGFLSLITLQRWMHLIFASSPFINADHILQTYNTKADRESNLDIHIESSLSALFKFCLLYFPESNVNLSLDTLWKVQPEVCASLMFALQSPRFLGTSTAFNKRAAILQWFPEKLAQLNGFNGLPSGISHDVYMHCSYDIAENKHLVKKSLNQIIRKHLLQVGWQDRDVNQIKIDKKPVMVVLLEHFHAAHSIYRTHSTSMIAAREHFHLIGLGGESVDEAGRNVFDEFHLITGNTIFDKLLFVKQICEENNAAIVYMPSIGMDLITIFASNCRLAPIQAIALGHPATTHSEFIEYVVVEDDYVGSEDCFSETILRLPKDALPYVPSSAAPTSVEYSLRENPETVNIGIAATTMKLNPYFLNALKTIAEQANVKVHFYFTLGQSLGVTHPYIERFIKSYLGDTATVYPQLPYHDYLNVLYNCDMMLNPFPFGNTNGIIDMATLGLVGICKTGDEVHEHIDEGLFKRLGLPDWLIADSADEYVAQAIRLAENHQERIELRRHIIEKNGLQTLFTGDPSPLGNILLEKLNQWLAEQGQTAIVTPAKKTKKATTKSATTKTTKTRKKAEETKKADVKKTDSKKAEKATEAKNKVKKSTVKKVNTGQSTVKETRKSVKSTSV
- a CDS encoding YdcH family protein — protein: MFPEFRDLISKLKNEDSHFSRLFDKHNELDQRIKNIEANIELGTPTEVENLKKEKLRLKDEMYVILKKQG
- the pckA gene encoding phosphoenolpyruvate carboxykinase (ATP) translates to MTDLNKVINELGTLGIHDVKEIVYNPSYEQLFEEETKPGLDGYEKGVVTQSGAVAVDTGIFTGRSPKDKYIVLDDKTKDTVWWTSDAAKNDNKPMTQDTWKSLKGLVTEQLSGKRLFVIDAFCGANADTRLAVRIVTEVAWQAHFVKNMFIRPTEAELVGFKPDFVVMNGSKVTNPNWKEQGLNSENFVAFNLTEGVQLIGGTWYGGEMKKGMFSMMNYFLPLRGIASMHCSANVGKDGDVAVFFGLSGTGKTTLSTDPKRQLIGDDEHGWDDDGVFNYEGGCYAKTIKLSPENEPDIYGAIKRDALLENVVVRADGSVDYDDGSKTENTRVSYPIYHIDNIVTPVSKAGHAKKVIFLTADAFGVLPPVSKLTPEQTKYYFLSGFTAKLAGTERGITEPTPTFSACFGAAFLSLHPTQYAEVLVKRMEAAGAEAYLVNTGWNGTGKRISIKDTRGIIDAILDGSIEKAEMNKLPIFDLAIPTALPGVDPAILDPRDTYADKAQWQAKAEDLASRFVKNFEKYTTNEEGKALVAAGPKA
- a CDS encoding outer membrane beta-barrel protein; the protein is MKKIILGVLVLTATNAMALSNNVNLYGKVGVDVVSKFETISPSVHKFNAPSKNKVAPGVFLEATYSIVPEFEVGVGVGYIKRKSYNYSHLKSIESDSNSGVHYDIPLIEYSKVNRYSSIPVYLVGKFNLNLKPDLLVYLQGDFGYSFNKVKSTHRYVTYEDVAGNGMFGKSRDNIIHTDVTNGKYYGVGVGVEYKNIQLGISYHHSKARLQYHTRGLALTNDSYQNDALRLSLGYKF
- the hslO gene encoding Hsp33 family molecular chaperone HslO — its product is MTYQTDNDKLYRYLFKDRAVRGEWVRLNSTFNATLNTHQYPQVIQNLLGEMMVAASLLTATLKFEGDITVQVQGDGPLKLALVNGNSNQQIRALARLQSEVKDDMTLAQLVGQGILVITIAPTEGERYQGVIALDKPTITACLEDYFVRSEQLQTQLIIRTGEFDGKPVAAGMLLQIMPDGSGSPEDFDHLATLTATVKDEEIFALTAEELLYRLYHEETAVEIFPAQSVEFFCGCSQERSGAALLLIPDDEIDEVLAEHNGTIDMQCECCGTHYFFNKEAINVLKNN
- a CDS encoding OPT family oligopeptide transporter is translated as MSGSTQYAPQDSLRELTLRGMILGALITVVFTASNVYLGLKVGLTFASSIPAAVISMAVLKMFSGSNILENNMVQTQASAAGTLSSIIFVLPGLLMMGYWQGFPFWQTMLICASGGILGVIFTIPLRNAMVTRSELPYPEGVAAAEILKAGNHKQGSDSGVREIMTGGLIAGVMAFLTNGLRVVADGASYWFKSGNAIFQIPMGFSLALVGAGYLVGIVGGLAILLGIFIAWGVAVPYFSAAVPMPEDANMISYAMGIWKEKVRFIGVGTIGIAAIWTLIILMKPMIEGMRASFRSLKDPNGQTSERTEQDLSPKTMVYLTLATIALIAFSLYDFISVMNLSPEVTVLLIVVCTIFTVGIGFFVAAACGYMAGLVGSSSSPISGIGIISVVSISLALMVVGNVTGLSENPESMQFLTALTIFSGSLVVTIAAISNDNLQDLKTGLLVRATPWRQEVALIIGCIVGALVIAPVLEILYHAYGFTGALPRESMDPAQALSAPQATLMTTIAKGIFSHSLEWTYIFVGIGLGLTLIVIDSFLKKSSSGRFALPALAVGMGIYLPPVVNMPIIIGAVLAWLINKHLTRYATRTGKNQEVIKKSAERFGTLFAAGLIVGESLVGVVLAFIIAASVTSGGSDAPLALHLENWGTVAEVLGLMAFVTGAGILVLRVLRAKKQA
- the rimO gene encoding 30S ribosomal protein S12 methylthiotransferase RimO, whose translation is MTSSAPNIGFISLGCPKNLVDSERILTELRSDGYNIIPSYENADLVIVNTCGFIDSAVQESLEAIGEALEENGKVIVTGCLGAKEDRIREVHPKVLEVTGPHSYEAVMTQVHKYVPKPEYNPYTALVPKQGVKLTPKHYAYLKISEGCDHRCTFCIIPSMRGDLDSRSITQVLDEAKRLVDAGVKELLIVSQDTSAYALDQSKEVQNKTVFWNGMPIKNNLMSLCEQLGKLGVWVRLHYVYPYPHVDDLIPLMAEGKLLPYLDIPLQHASPKVLKAMKRPGSIDRTLERIKKWREICPELTLRSTFIVGFPGETEEDFQLLLDFLKEAQLDRVGCFKFSPVEGAVATDMPDQVPEDVKEERFHRFMQLQQEISAQRLQQKVGKILSVIIDEIDEEGIIGRSMADAPEIDGVVYIDNVSQIDVKVGQIIQVEITQADEYDLWGTC
- the hslR gene encoding ribosome-associated heat shock protein Hsp15 — translated: MAKHSNTEENNDQVRLDKWLWAARFYKTRTIAKEMIDGGKVHYNGQRTKPNKAVEVGGIIKLRQGNEEKEVEVTALSTQRRGAPQAQLLYKETEKSVEQRAKIAIARKINALTMPHPDRRPNKKERRDLLKFKHQDGL
- the yrfG gene encoding GMP/IMP nucleotidase; translated protein: MKQLNWQNIDTVILDLDGTLIDLYFDHVFWKKIVPQVYADKFHISLKESTNLLKQRYEAIEHTKDWYCLDFWAKTLDLPLHQMYQQHAPQVKVRSDVVPFLQTLNNMKKYVILLTDSNHFCLETKLKYCDFTPYFDLLLSSHQFDAPKMEQVLWQRLQQKHYFKPERTLFVDDTENVLDSARQFGIAYTLGVENPDSSLPDKQFERHSSVKNYRTLIE
- the nudE gene encoding ADP compounds hydrolase NudE, yielding MQKPEILSVSVAAKSQIFEIQSVKLRFSNGEYRTYERFKPSSRAAVMVLPIEGNELLMVREYAVGTERYELGFPKGLMDPNETPEQSAVRELKEEIGLGANSLQHLRTVNTSPSHMNNPMHIFIARDFYPCKLEGDEPEPLELVRFPLDKIDELLVDANFCEARNLVALYCLRDFLYKNF
- a CDS encoding low molecular weight protein-tyrosine-phosphatase, whose product is MKKEINILFVCLGNICRSPMAEFLMREKINQAGLTDKIKTSSAGTSGWHDGEDMHCGTADMLDQHKINSSGFRSKKVRSKDWEFYDYLIAMDDQNLQDLEEMFGRHPEKLFKITTLCPDMEYDHIPDPWYTKDFNQTYQLLDRCCDVLLNKIKQDFSL